Proteins encoded in a region of the Hirundo rustica isolate bHirRus1 chromosome 10, bHirRus1.pri.v3, whole genome shotgun sequence genome:
- the CARD8 gene encoding caspase recruitment domain-containing protein 8, with the protein MSGPAQEPDSGAESLSSDEKEVTPNGMEGSGSGSGSGSAEERPEGEASSEGSSSSSSEEESDAEEWDGGRPDEEREEKESPAYCNELGGSCLAPCEHCRNEDDQKEQVTPRRLAGGQFMVQLDAEGSYRCSVTGLIFEVTGAARITYSLLSWSKYARLVEKPWIVGGPLFDVRCSAPAALGSIQFPHCLCLGDGGAGVAFKVLHVKGGGAAIEPSAEFSASHVKWVVSSLSPVGPLIHSPEPLQYHGAVILYKAVDEHPSLSFWVYLATNNDSFIRDISKTVKHSKRKFVQIEKPPVCQKLLQEGKKYRLICEPEAEITPEEIEFVDGSLLKLKSYFEVYLEKPDDFTLSLVEQDSDETVWKARLRERDWMHYDQNKNEQRRSTASVKRRKPALGVLEEEGLHSKKQKTGGTADGVGAKSLTDQQLLAIAKLLDRRWREIAIECLQMEMKDIEDIRAMEEEVNMQKFLVLRKWRDREQGNGTAEALQSSLGEKATYEILQKLQDFLAQS; encoded by the exons ATGTCCGGCCCGGCCCAGGAGCCCGACAG CGGAGCTGAGTCCCTCTCCTCGGATGAAAAAG AGGTGACACCCAACGGCATGGAGGGATCGGGATCAGGATCGGGATCAGGATCGGCCGAGGAGCGCCCGGAGG GGGAAGCCAGTTCCgaaggcagctccagcagcagctcagaagAGGAGTCAG atgcAGAGGAGTGGGATGGAGGAAGGCCGG ATGAAGAGCGGGAGGAGAAGGAATCCCCAGCTTACTGCAATGAGTTAG GAGGGAGCTGCTTGGCACCCTGCGAGCACTGCAGGAATGAAGAT GACCAGAAGGAGCAGGTGACCCCCAGGAGACTCGCTGGAGGACAATTCAT GGTGCAGTTGGACGCAGAGGGCTCCTACCGGTGCAGCGTCACGGGGCTGATTTTCGAGGTGACAGGCGCCGCCAGGATCACGTATTCCCTGTTATCCTGGAGCAAATACGCCCGGCTGGTGGAAAAGCCCTGGATCGTGGGCGGGCCCCTGTTCGACGTGCGCTGCTCGGCGCCCGCCGCGCTCGGCTCCATCCAGTTCCCTCActgcctgtgcctggggg ACGGCGGCGCCGGCGTGGCCTTCAAGGTGCTGCACGTCAAGGGCGGCGGCGCGGCCATCGAGCCCTCGGCCGAGTTCTCGGCGTCGCACGTCAAGTGGGTGGTGAGCTCCCTGTCCCCCGTGGGACCCCTGATCCACAGCCCCGAGCCCCTGCAGTACCACGGGGCTGTCATCCTCTACAAAGCCGTCGACGAGCACCCCTCGCTGTCCTTCTGGGTCTACCTGGCCACCAACAACGACTCCTTCATCAGG gaTATCTCAAAGACGGTCAAGCACTCGAAAAGGAAATTCGTTCAAATCGAAAAGCCCCCTGTATGCCAGAAATTactgcaggaaggaaagaagtaCAGGCTGATCTGTGAGCCAGAAGCTGAAATTACTCCTGAG GAGATTGAGTTTGTTGATGGATCACTCTTGAAACTGAAGAGTTACTTTGAGGTGTATCTGGAGAAGCCTGATGACTTCACCTTGTCCCTGGTGGAGCAGGACTCGGACGAGACCGTCTGGAAAGCCAGACTGCGAGAGA GGGATTGGATGCACTATGACCAGAACAAGAACGAGCAGAGGAGGAGCACGGCCA gTGTGAAGAGGAGGAAGCCGGCCCTCGGCGTCCTGGAGGAAGAGGGGCTCcacagcaaaaagcagaaaaccgGCGGCACGGCAG ATGGAGTGGGAGCAAAAAGCTTAACagaccagcagctgctggccatCGCCAAGCTGCTGGACCGGCGCTGGAGGGAAATCGCCATCGAGTGTCTGCAGATGGAGATGAAGGACATCGAGGACATCCGGGccatggaggaggaggtgaaCATGCAGAAATTCCTGGTGCTGAGGAAGTGGAgagacagggagcagggcaatGGAACTGCAGAGGCGCTGCAGAGCAGCCTCGGGGAAAAAGCCACCTACGAGATCCTGCAGAAGCTGCAAG ATTTCTTGGCTCAGAGCTGA